A genome region from Streptomyces davaonensis JCM 4913 includes the following:
- a CDS encoding helix-turn-helix domain-containing protein encodes MGRRENAVAAETRQAEALALWLRAQRERRGLTYAAMAILTGHQFTASALSRGASGCTVPTRRLVVAFAAACDADPDEAVRLWKAARRAKEERRRRAGISPEFRDLATSLRSAMTHPDVVDSFGKLHDVMVAMRARQGQPSLSDLQTMAGRTPDGRYRLPKSTLSVILRGEAVPSREHLTAFMESLDVPPNGVRRWQQVWDRISAAERLPTAARKLTFLVDAPQNESPARADAAFQVANHENETDLNFLRGQIPLKIMFPTGPRGQQGPRKARPPAGTTRSGLPIRTPYRYPVLVRADNSPTVEIITLQPREVPLEPATNASIPLSAAPQAQVAVSTMSPAWPPRSTVLRICGRAIERWLPKSSRSDHTRWPNY; translated from the coding sequence ATGGGACGGCGTGAGAACGCCGTTGCCGCCGAAACCCGACAGGCCGAGGCGCTCGCGCTATGGCTCCGTGCCCAACGCGAGCGCCGAGGTCTCACCTACGCGGCAATGGCCATACTGACCGGTCACCAGTTCACTGCGTCGGCACTTTCCCGTGGCGCCTCCGGCTGCACGGTCCCCACCCGCCGCCTGGTGGTCGCCTTCGCGGCCGCGTGCGACGCAGATCCCGATGAGGCGGTGCGCCTTTGGAAGGCCGCGCGCAGAGCAAAGGAGGAACGCAGACGCCGAGCAGGCATCTCCCCGGAGTTCCGGGACCTGGCGACCTCGTTGCGTTCGGCGATGACCCATCCCGACGTCGTTGACAGCTTCGGCAAGCTCCACGACGTCATGGTTGCGATGCGGGCTCGCCAAGGACAGCCGTCCCTGAGTGACTTGCAAACGATGGCCGGGCGCACCCCGGACGGACGCTACAGGCTGCCCAAGAGCACTCTCAGCGTCATTCTCAGAGGCGAGGCCGTCCCCTCGCGGGAGCACCTCACAGCGTTCATGGAATCTCTGGACGTTCCCCCGAACGGCGTGCGCCGCTGGCAGCAGGTCTGGGATCGCATCTCCGCAGCCGAGAGGCTGCCTACAGCAGCCAGGAAGCTGACGTTTCTCGTGGATGCCCCGCAGAACGAAAGCCCAGCCCGGGCCGACGCCGCGTTCCAAGTGGCCAATCACGAAAACGAGACTGACCTCAACTTCCTGCGCGGACAGATCCCTTTGAAGATTATGTTCCCCACCGGCCCGCGCGGACAGCAAGGTCCGCGAAAGGCCCGCCCACCGGCAGGTACAACCCGCTCCGGGCTGCCCATCAGGACGCCATACCGCTACCCAGTCCTGGTCCGAGCCGACAACAGTCCTACGGTTGAGATCATTACGCTGCAACCCAGGGAAGTGCCTCTAGAGCCAGCCACAAATGCCAGCATCCCTCTTTCCGCCGCGCCGCAAGCTCAAGTCGCGGTGAGCACTATGTCACCGGCCTGGCCGCCTCGTTCAACCGTGTTGCGCATCTGCGGCCGAGCGATCGAGCGCTGGCTCCCAAAGAGTTCACGATCAGACCACACCCGCTGGCCAAACTACTGA
- the tpg gene encoding telomere-protecting terminal protein Tpg, which produces MSDHEQQAAPRRGKVLEALARAERKVFTRPTPKSANAKVKFLLTRAKGSAKALAERLGVSRRTVERYRAGKLTTPQKRLHAALVEATESEWQPQVRAQAREQASTSSGMMVEVTAYVGFTCSGSSDDGRIRTITTPISPTYVKQILELQEAGATEEDLHPIDAEAITESYFTEWGTRAGGLRADFTHVQSIDFQF; this is translated from the coding sequence ATGAGCGATCACGAGCAGCAGGCGGCCCCACGTCGCGGCAAGGTCCTGGAAGCCCTCGCGCGGGCGGAGCGGAAGGTCTTCACCCGGCCCACACCGAAATCCGCGAATGCAAAGGTGAAATTCCTCCTCACGCGGGCGAAGGGGTCGGCCAAGGCCCTGGCGGAGCGTCTGGGCGTCTCGCGTCGCACGGTGGAGCGCTACCGTGCCGGGAAGCTGACGACTCCGCAGAAGCGCCTCCATGCCGCCCTGGTGGAGGCGACCGAATCCGAGTGGCAACCACAGGTCAGGGCACAGGCACGGGAGCAGGCATCCACCTCCAGCGGGATGATGGTGGAGGTGACGGCGTACGTCGGATTCACGTGCTCGGGCAGCTCGGATGACGGCCGCATCCGCACCATCACCACCCCGATCTCTCCCACCTACGTGAAGCAGATCCTGGAGCTCCAGGAGGCCGGAGCGACGGAGGAAGATCTACATCCGATCGATGCGGAGGCCATCACCGAGTCGTATTTCACGGAATGGGGCACCCGGGCCGGCGGTCTCCGTGCGGATTTCACGCACGTCCAGTCCATAGATTTCCAGTTCTGA